The following coding sequences are from one Candidatus Methylomirabilota bacterium window:
- a CDS encoding DUF933 domain-containing protein, with protein MKIGLIGFPGSGKTTLFNLLTGAGAAVARRASRGELHVGVARVPDDRLTRIARLFSPERVVFASVEVVDLVGFDRGERAGLDVADLRSADALIHVIRAFPSPVLGEPPDPVRDATALEEELILADLEVVERRLEKLATGLKRKATEVELREQALLGRLKGPLEEGMPLRAHTLAPDEGRTLRGFQFLSLRPILHCLNLAEADIRRRDELLGALSEMAKRPATLVGWVSAAVEAEVAALPEDEQRAFLEALGLPEPALHRLIRDAYTLLGLVSFFTVGDDEVRAWTIPAGATALEAAAAVHSDLARGFIRAEVIAWDELLEAGSLAEARRRGVLRLEGKEYPVQDGEICHIRFNVGR; from the coding sequence ATGAAGATCGGGCTCATCGGGTTTCCCGGGAGCGGCAAGACGACGCTGTTCAATCTGCTCACAGGCGCCGGGGCCGCCGTGGCTCGCCGGGCGTCGCGCGGAGAGCTGCACGTCGGCGTCGCCCGGGTCCCCGACGACCGCCTGACGCGGATCGCGCGCTTGTTCTCCCCGGAGCGCGTCGTGTTCGCCAGCGTGGAGGTCGTCGACCTGGTCGGGTTCGACCGTGGCGAGCGGGCCGGCCTCGACGTGGCCGACCTGCGCAGCGCCGACGCGCTCATCCACGTGATCCGCGCGTTTCCCTCGCCGGTGCTCGGCGAGCCGCCCGATCCGGTCCGCGACGCGACGGCCCTCGAGGAGGAGCTGATCCTGGCCGACCTGGAGGTGGTCGAGCGGCGGCTCGAGAAGCTCGCGACCGGGCTCAAGCGCAAGGCGACCGAGGTCGAGCTGCGGGAGCAGGCGCTGCTGGGGCGCCTCAAAGGGCCCCTCGAGGAGGGGATGCCGCTCCGGGCCCACACCCTCGCGCCCGACGAGGGGCGAACGCTCCGCGGCTTCCAGTTCCTGTCGCTCCGCCCGATCCTCCACTGCCTGAACCTGGCGGAGGCCGACATCCGGCGGCGCGACGAGCTGCTCGGCGCGCTCTCCGAGATGGCGAAGCGTCCCGCGACGCTGGTGGGATGGGTATCCGCGGCGGTCGAGGCCGAGGTGGCGGCCCTGCCGGAGGACGAGCAGCGCGCGTTCCTGGAGGCCCTCGGTCTTCCCGAGCCGGCGCTCCATCGACTCATCCGCGACGCCTACACGCTCCTGGGCCTGGTGAGCTTCTTCACGGTGGGCGATGACGAGGTGCGGGCCTGGACCATCCCGGCCGGCGCCACCGCGCTCGAGGCGGCCGCCGCCGTGCATTCCGATCTGGCCCGCGGGTTCATCCGCGCCGAGGTCATCGCGTGGGATGAGCTGCTCGAGGCGGGCTCACTCGCCGAGGCGCGGCGCCGTGGCGTCCTTCGCCTGGAAGGCAAGGAGTACCCGGTCCAGGACGGCGAGATCTGCCACATCCGCTTCAACGTCGGACGGTGA
- a CDS encoding AzlC family ABC transporter permease: MPDSPGSTGSQAPSPGRTALAEGWPLVLSALVIGAPYGIVARQAGLNLTEAIGMSLLVFAGSAQFAAVELWRTGAGAPLVIVTVLLLNLRHLLMAAALRPFVAGEPLARRLGLAYLLTDEAFAMAIGWFRRGRREVRYYVVFGAALWLCWNVATVIGSLAGAGIAEPRRLGIDFAITASFVCIVLLGIRRAGDLLVAGAAVVAAAALSLAGASLVAVVVAGALAPLVVFGRRPPEGRA, encoded by the coding sequence ATGCCGGACAGCCCGGGCTCGACCGGGAGCCAGGCCCCGAGTCCCGGCCGGACCGCCCTCGCCGAGGGCTGGCCGCTCGTCCTGAGCGCGCTCGTCATCGGGGCCCCGTACGGCATCGTCGCCCGTCAGGCCGGGCTCAACCTGACGGAAGCCATCGGCATGAGCCTCCTCGTCTTCGCGGGATCGGCGCAGTTCGCCGCCGTCGAGCTCTGGCGGACCGGGGCTGGGGCGCCTCTCGTCATCGTCACGGTCTTGCTCCTGAACCTCCGCCACCTCCTCATGGCCGCCGCGCTGCGGCCGTTCGTCGCGGGCGAGCCGCTCGCGCGCCGGCTGGGTCTCGCCTACCTCCTGACCGATGAGGCGTTCGCCATGGCCATCGGCTGGTTCCGCCGGGGCCGGCGCGAGGTCCGCTACTACGTGGTCTTCGGCGCCGCGCTCTGGCTCTGCTGGAACGTGGCCACCGTGATCGGCTCGCTGGCGGGGGCCGGGATCGCCGAGCCACGACGGCTCGGGATCGACTTCGCGATCACCGCGTCCTTCGTCTGCATCGTGCTCCTCGGCATCCGCCGGGCGGGGGACCTCCTGGTCGCCGGGGCGGCCGTGGTGGCTGCGGCGGCGCTCAGCCTGGCCGGGGCCTCCCTGGTGGCGGTGGTCGTGGCCGGGGCGCTGGCGCCGCTCGTCGTCTTCGGGCGGCGGCCCCCGGAGGGCAGGGCGTGA
- a CDS encoding AzlD domain-containing protein: MIWLAIVGSAVATYLTRALPLIVTVRGAMPAAVARYLDALPIAIIAALAGSGIAAPGGLPTAGAEPIAALVVAGVVLWWRNLLLGVVAGVVSVAALRAAGLS; this comes from the coding sequence GTGATCTGGCTGGCGATCGTGGGGTCGGCGGTGGCGACCTATCTGACCCGCGCCTTGCCGCTGATCGTGACCGTGCGCGGGGCGATGCCGGCGGCCGTCGCCCGCTATCTGGACGCGCTCCCGATCGCCATCATCGCGGCCCTGGCGGGCTCGGGCATCGCCGCGCCGGGCGGCCTGCCGACCGCCGGAGCGGAGCCGATCGCCGCCCTCGTCGTGGCCGGCGTGGTGCTCTGGTGGCGGAACCTCCTGCTGGGGGTGGTGGCGGGAGTGGTCTCGGTGGCGGCGCTGCGCGCGGCCGGCTTGAGCTGA